Proteins encoded in a region of the Saccharothrix ecbatanensis genome:
- a CDS encoding trans-sulfuration enzyme family protein, with protein MKPDTRVVHTEVPTLTSRPLSVPLYQTSGFSFDDLDAFADGMTRPDGAFVYSRLGNPTVRALENAVAALEGGAAALATASGMGAINAVLLGNLKTGDHMIAQHALYGGTLALLHDLEERWGIAVTYVGGHDPEEVRAALRPETKVLYLETIANPTGHVSDLPALAAVPGDDVLVVVDNTFASPLLCRPIEHGADVVVHSTTKYLGGHSDVTGGVAVFADADRHRATWHHSIELGVTPDPFAAWLTIRGMNTLALRVRKHERNAGILARRLAEHPAVGEVHWPGLDTHPSHAVASRFIDGYGSTFSFDLADADAGRRFVTGLGLVRLAPSLGGTETLVLHPASTSHRQLTEEQLNANGISGGTIRLSVGIEDADDIWDDITQALDR; from the coding sequence ATGAAGCCCGACACCCGCGTTGTGCACACCGAAGTACCCACCCTGACCAGCAGGCCCCTGTCCGTGCCGCTGTACCAGACCTCCGGCTTCTCGTTCGACGACCTGGATGCCTTCGCCGACGGCATGACGCGGCCGGACGGCGCGTTCGTGTACAGCCGGCTCGGCAACCCCACGGTTCGGGCGCTGGAGAACGCCGTCGCGGCCCTCGAAGGCGGTGCGGCGGCTCTCGCCACCGCCTCGGGGATGGGCGCGATCAACGCCGTGCTGCTCGGGAACCTCAAGACCGGTGACCACATGATCGCCCAGCACGCGCTCTACGGCGGCACCCTCGCCCTCCTGCACGACCTGGAGGAACGCTGGGGCATCGCCGTGACCTACGTCGGCGGCCACGACCCGGAGGAGGTCCGCGCCGCGCTGCGCCCCGAGACCAAGGTCCTCTACCTGGAGACGATCGCCAACCCCACGGGCCACGTCAGCGACCTGCCCGCGCTCGCCGCCGTCCCGGGTGACGACGTGCTCGTGGTCGTGGACAACACGTTCGCCTCACCGCTGCTGTGCCGCCCGATCGAGCACGGCGCGGACGTCGTCGTCCACTCGACCACCAAGTACCTCGGCGGCCACAGCGACGTGACGGGCGGCGTGGCGGTCTTCGCCGACGCCGACCGTCACCGCGCGACCTGGCACCACTCCATCGAGCTGGGCGTCACGCCGGACCCGTTCGCCGCCTGGCTCACCATCCGCGGCATGAACACCCTGGCGCTGCGCGTCCGGAAGCACGAGCGCAACGCCGGGATTCTGGCCCGACGGCTGGCGGAACACCCGGCGGTGGGGGAGGTGCACTGGCCCGGCCTCGACACCCACCCCAGCCACGCCGTCGCGTCCCGGTTCATCGACGGCTACGGCAGCACCTTCTCGTTCGACCTGGCGGACGCGGACGCGGGCCGGCGGTTCGTCACCGGCCTCGGCCTGGTCCGCCTGGCGCCGTCGTTGGGCGGCACCGAGACGTTGGTGCTGCACCCGGCCAGCACCTCGCACCGCCAGCTCACCGAGGAGCAGCTGAACGCCAACGGCATCAGCGGCGGGACGATCCGGCTGTCCGTGGGCATCGAAGACGCGGACGACATCTGGGACGACATCACCCAGGCCCTGGACCGCTGA
- a CDS encoding aminotransferase-like domain-containing protein, with amino-acid sequence MVKPIAVDDLAGRLGRWSAGRGSLYLLLAARLRELIDEGLLPSGTLLPPDRSLASGLAVGRTTVIAAYDLLRQEGRLTRRRGSGTWVSPGGRAAAAREETANPMFVNLLEPPDGVLQFACAGPLSPPAGLVGAHRRAVDRLGAVDLGYHPSGHPALRAALAARYRDLGVPTTADQILVTTGAQQALALLTRALVRPGDEVLVEAPTYPGALDLFREAGAVVRADDDLAGALGRGKPVLVYAMPAFRNPSGTSWSPLERRRLIRVAGDVPVIFDEVLAELDLTGAPVRPPDAEAVTVGSLSKVVWGGLRVGWVRADASLVARLARFKAVQDLGSAVLDQLAAVELLADFDAVRSARVTALRRQHDHLCGLLREELPEWEFTPALGGQTLWVRLPGVNAASYAQVALRHGVAVLPGGSLDPTGGSGDRLRLPFTAEPEVISTAVVALAAAWRAFAADPIRPPLVASMSV; translated from the coding sequence ATGGTGAAACCAATCGCCGTGGACGACCTCGCGGGACGGCTCGGGCGCTGGTCGGCGGGCCGGGGCTCGCTGTACCTGCTGCTCGCCGCACGCCTGCGCGAGTTGATCGACGAAGGGCTGCTGCCCTCGGGCACGTTGTTGCCGCCGGACCGGTCGCTGGCCTCGGGGCTCGCGGTCGGGCGGACGACCGTGATCGCCGCGTACGACCTGCTCCGGCAGGAGGGGCGGCTGACCCGGCGGCGCGGAAGCGGGACGTGGGTGTCACCGGGTGGCCGTGCGGCGGCCGCCCGTGAAGAGACGGCGAACCCGATGTTCGTGAACCTCCTGGAGCCACCCGACGGTGTGCTCCAGTTCGCGTGCGCCGGGCCGTTGTCGCCGCCCGCCGGTCTGGTCGGGGCGCATCGGCGGGCGGTGGACCGGCTCGGTGCCGTGGACCTGGGTTATCACCCGTCCGGGCACCCGGCGCTGCGTGCCGCGCTCGCCGCCAGGTACCGCGATCTCGGCGTGCCGACGACGGCGGACCAGATCCTGGTGACCACCGGGGCGCAGCAGGCGTTGGCGCTGCTGACCCGCGCGTTGGTGCGGCCGGGTGACGAGGTGCTGGTGGAGGCGCCGACGTACCCCGGTGCGCTGGACCTGTTCCGGGAGGCCGGGGCGGTGGTCCGGGCGGACGACGACCTCGCGGGCGCGTTGGGTCGGGGCAAACCGGTGTTGGTGTACGCGATGCCCGCGTTCCGCAACCCCAGCGGCACGTCGTGGAGCCCGTTGGAACGGCGGCGGCTGATCCGGGTGGCGGGCGACGTGCCGGTGATCTTCGACGAGGTGTTGGCCGAGTTGGACCTGACCGGCGCGCCGGTGCGACCGCCCGACGCGGAGGCCGTCACCGTGGGGTCGTTGAGCAAGGTGGTGTGGGGCGGGCTGCGGGTCGGCTGGGTGCGGGCCGACGCGTCGCTCGTCGCCCGGCTGGCGCGGTTCAAGGCGGTGCAGGACCTGGGCAGCGCGGTGCTGGACCAGCTGGCGGCGGTGGAGTTGTTGGCGGACTTCGACGCGGTGCGGTCGGCGCGCGTGACGGCGCTGCGGCGGCAGCACGACCACCTGTGCGGACTGCTTCGGGAAGAGCTGCCGGAGTGGGAGTTCACGCCCGCGCTGGGTGGCCAGACGCTGTGGGTCCGGCTGCCCGGCGTGAACGCCGCGTCCTACGCCCAGGTGGCGTTGCGGCACGGGGTGGCCGTGCTGCCCGGTGGTTCGCTCGACCCGACCGGTGGCAGCGGCGACCGGCTCCGGCTGCCGTTCACCGCGGAACCCGAGGTGATCAGCACCGCCGTTGTCGCGCTGGCCGCCGCGTGGCGCGCGTTCGCGGCCGACCCGATCCGCCCGCCGCTCGTGGCCTCGATGTCCGTCTGA
- a CDS encoding NAD(P)/FAD-dependent oxidoreductase translates to MAVNTDVVVIGGGYAGVMAANRLRQRDDVTVTLINPRPTFVDRVRLHQLVGSTHDAVVDYKDVLAEGVRLVVDSVTRIGAAERGVTLASGGTVGYDYLIYAVGSGSADPTVPGAAEFAYPIATLEDVRRLLPVLDAASATAPVTVVGAGPTGIETATELAEAGRAVTLVCGGVLGPYLHARGRRSVAKQMARLGVTVLDGPGSKVTAVTRDAVRLADGRELPSGVTIWTAGFGVPDLARRSGLSTDALGRLRTDETLTSMDDVRIVAAGDSAAPSDLPLRMSCQAAIPLGARAADTVLSRIDGEEPSTLNHVFAGQCISLGRSAGIFQFAHRYDVAVGFHIGGGLGAKVKEIVCKGIVGHLAGEAGKPGSYRLHRVSGGRKRQELLAARNSGTPTADQKDPAQKV, encoded by the coding sequence ATGGCTGTGAACACCGATGTGGTCGTGATCGGCGGCGGGTACGCCGGGGTCATGGCGGCCAATCGCCTGCGGCAGCGCGACGACGTGACCGTGACCCTGATCAACCCGCGGCCGACGTTCGTCGACCGGGTCCGCCTGCACCAACTGGTCGGCAGCACGCACGACGCGGTGGTCGACTACAAGGACGTGCTGGCCGAGGGCGTCCGGCTGGTGGTCGACAGCGTGACCCGGATCGGCGCGGCCGAGCGCGGTGTGACGTTGGCGTCCGGCGGCACGGTCGGCTACGACTACCTGATCTACGCGGTGGGCAGTGGCAGCGCCGACCCGACCGTGCCCGGCGCGGCCGAGTTCGCCTACCCGATCGCCACCCTGGAGGACGTGCGGCGGCTGCTGCCGGTTCTCGACGCCGCGTCCGCCACGGCCCCGGTGACGGTGGTCGGAGCCGGCCCGACCGGCATCGAGACCGCCACCGAGCTGGCGGAGGCCGGCCGCGCGGTGACCCTGGTGTGCGGCGGCGTGCTCGGCCCGTACCTGCACGCCCGGGGCCGGCGCTCGGTCGCCAAGCAGATGGCCAGGCTCGGCGTGACGGTGCTCGACGGCCCCGGCTCGAAGGTGACGGCCGTGACGCGTGACGCCGTGCGGCTCGCCGACGGCCGCGAGCTGCCGAGCGGGGTGACGATCTGGACCGCGGGCTTCGGCGTGCCCGACCTGGCCAGGCGCAGTGGGCTGAGCACCGACGCCCTGGGTCGTCTGCGCACGGACGAGACGTTGACCAGCATGGACGACGTGCGGATCGTCGCGGCCGGTGACTCGGCGGCGCCGTCGGACCTGCCGCTGCGGATGAGCTGCCAGGCCGCGATTCCGCTGGGCGCGCGGGCCGCCGACACGGTGCTGAGCCGGATCGACGGTGAGGAACCCTCGACGCTCAACCACGTGTTCGCGGGTCAGTGCATCAGCTTGGGGCGCAGCGCCGGCATCTTCCAGTTCGCCCACCGCTACGACGTCGCGGTGGGGTTCCACATCGGCGGTGGCCTCGGCGCGAAGGTGAAGGAGATCGTGTGCAAGGGGATCGTCGGGCACCTGGCCGGTGAGGCGGGCAAGCCCGGCTCGTACCGCCTGCACCGCGTCTCAGGCGGCCGTAAGCGCCAGGAGCTGCTCGCGGCCCGGAACAGCGGAACGCCGACCGCCGACCAGAAGGATCCCGCTCAGAAGGTGTAG
- a CDS encoding endonuclease/exonuclease/phosphatase family protein, whose translation MGLTRRIAGSLMVVFLLSGLLSVPAAAATAFKVLQLNLCNSGVAGCYQGGRAVDEAVVMIQRRLPDVVSVNEVCLSDMSRLTAAVGATAAYRYAFVQNRSTNSNLQCTAGRGAYGSGIIVKEGIRSGGQGTYAAQDGGNEIRAWACALSAVRGFTACTTHLSTTGTTALAQCRELVPATVLAHDPTGSSTTRHVVVGDLNLKYNPGSATNAQNCVPSGWFRKGDGDVQHVIARTLTFVSTQEYAMYRTDHPAFVVNYTF comes from the coding sequence ATGGGCCTCACGCGCAGGATCGCCGGTTCCCTCATGGTCGTGTTCCTGCTGAGTGGTCTGCTGTCGGTCCCGGCCGCCGCCGCCACCGCGTTCAAGGTGCTCCAGTTGAACCTGTGCAACAGCGGCGTGGCCGGCTGCTACCAGGGCGGGCGCGCGGTGGACGAAGCCGTCGTGATGATCCAGCGCCGGCTGCCGGACGTGGTGTCGGTGAACGAGGTGTGCCTGTCCGACATGTCCCGCCTGACCGCCGCCGTGGGCGCGACCGCCGCGTACCGGTACGCGTTCGTGCAGAACAGGTCCACGAACTCGAACCTCCAGTGCACGGCCGGCCGTGGCGCCTACGGCAGCGGGATCATCGTCAAGGAGGGCATCAGGTCGGGTGGTCAGGGCACCTACGCGGCCCAGGACGGCGGCAACGAGATCCGCGCCTGGGCCTGCGCGCTCAGCGCCGTGCGTGGTTTCACCGCCTGCACCACGCACCTCAGCACGACCGGCACGACGGCGCTGGCGCAGTGCCGCGAGTTGGTGCCCGCGACGGTCCTGGCCCACGACCCCACCGGCTCCTCGACGACGAGGCACGTGGTGGTGGGCGACCTGAACCTGAAGTACAACCCGGGTTCGGCCACGAACGCCCAGAACTGCGTCCCGTCGGGCTGGTTCCGCAAGGGCGACGGCGACGTGCAGCACGTCATCGCCCGCACCCTGACCTTCGTGTCGACCCAGGAGTACGCCATGTACCGCACCGACCACCCGGCGTTCGTCGTGAACTACACCTTCTGA
- a CDS encoding sensor histidine kinase → MVLGVQHSGGVQWALSVLTVIAYATLPLGSASYEQELVPTLLVGLVYALIAIFGFQWVQRRGRAFAVAYACVQVPLGFLLFSLSGAAVGAVLLLVVLVSQSVLLLPTPGAAVVAAVIPLIHVNMDWPDGLREGLNTLAVTTFTLVVTLLLVREQRARAELAAANEQLRGYAAQAEQLATTQERNRLARDIHDGLGHHLTVVQMLLQAARAVIGTADPDRLDSMLAKAQDQSKQALAEVRRSVAALREPRSEPLVDALRALAGEAVVPTEVEVHGAARAIRAEVEESLFRAAQEGLTNVRKHAGASTATVVLDFDRDDVVRLEVRDDGCGLREDVPPDAGYGLIGLRERVANLGGQVAVDSAAGRGLTLTVEVPA, encoded by the coding sequence ATGGTGTTGGGGGTCCAGCACAGTGGTGGCGTGCAGTGGGCGTTGAGCGTTCTGACCGTGATCGCGTACGCGACGCTGCCGCTTGGCTCGGCGAGCTACGAGCAGGAACTCGTGCCGACGCTGCTGGTCGGGCTGGTGTACGCGCTGATCGCGATCTTCGGCTTCCAGTGGGTCCAGCGGCGCGGCCGGGCGTTCGCCGTGGCGTACGCGTGCGTCCAGGTGCCGCTGGGCTTCCTGCTGTTCTCGCTGTCGGGGGCGGCGGTCGGCGCCGTGCTGCTGCTCGTCGTCCTGGTGTCGCAGAGCGTGTTGCTGCTGCCGACGCCGGGCGCGGCCGTAGTCGCCGCCGTCATCCCGCTGATCCACGTGAACATGGACTGGCCCGACGGGCTGCGGGAAGGGCTCAACACCCTGGCCGTCACCACGTTCACGCTGGTCGTGACGTTGCTGCTAGTGCGTGAGCAGCGTGCCAGGGCGGAGCTGGCGGCGGCCAACGAGCAGCTGCGCGGGTACGCGGCCCAGGCCGAACAGTTGGCGACCACGCAGGAGCGCAACCGGCTCGCCCGGGACATCCACGACGGGTTGGGCCACCACCTGACCGTCGTGCAGATGCTGCTCCAAGCCGCGCGTGCGGTGATCGGCACCGCCGACCCGGACCGGCTCGACTCGATGCTGGCCAAGGCTCAGGACCAGTCGAAACAGGCGCTGGCGGAGGTCCGCCGCTCGGTCGCCGCGCTGCGCGAACCCCGATCGGAGCCGCTGGTGGACGCGTTGCGGGCGTTGGCGGGCGAGGCGGTCGTGCCGACCGAGGTGGAGGTCCACGGCGCGGCCCGCGCGATCCGGGCCGAAGTCGAGGAATCGCTGTTCCGGGCTGCCCAGGAGGGGTTGACCAACGTGCGGAAGCACGCGGGCGCTTCGACAGCGACCGTCGTGCTGGACTTCGACCGCGACGACGTGGTCCGACTGGAGGTCCGTGACGACGGCTGCGGGCTGCGTGAGGACGTGCCGCCGGACGCCGGGTACGGCCTGATCGGGCTTCGGGAACGGGTGGCGAACCTGGGCGGGCAGGTGGCCGTCGACTCCGCCGCCGGGCGCGGTCTGACGCTGACGGTCGAGGTGCCGGCATGA
- a CDS encoding response regulator, with protein MSASESAVRVLIVDDQALFREALATLLEVQPEIEVVGEAGNGEEAVRRCAELRPDVVLMDLRMPVLDGIAATDRLRVEQPGVRVLALTTFDDDADVFAALRAGAVGYLLKDVSSARLVEALVAARRGESVLQPSVAAKLVARVARLPQEDVPVRQPMAVPLSERELDVVRLLAEGRSNREIAGSLFLAEGTVKNLVTSVLSKLQVRDRTQAALRARELGLC; from the coding sequence ATGAGCGCGTCGGAGTCCGCCGTGCGGGTGCTGATCGTGGACGACCAGGCGTTGTTCCGGGAGGCGTTGGCGACGTTGCTGGAGGTGCAGCCGGAGATCGAGGTGGTCGGCGAGGCCGGCAACGGCGAGGAGGCCGTGCGGCGGTGCGCCGAGTTGCGTCCCGACGTGGTGCTGATGGACCTGCGCATGCCGGTGCTGGACGGCATCGCGGCGACCGACCGGCTGCGGGTGGAGCAGCCGGGGGTTCGGGTGCTGGCGCTGACCACGTTCGACGACGACGCGGACGTGTTCGCGGCGCTGCGGGCGGGCGCGGTCGGGTACCTGCTCAAGGACGTGTCGTCGGCCCGGCTGGTGGAGGCGCTGGTGGCCGCACGGCGCGGGGAGTCAGTGCTCCAGCCGTCGGTCGCGGCCAAGCTCGTGGCCAGGGTCGCCCGACTGCCGCAGGAGGACGTTCCGGTGCGGCAACCGATGGCCGTGCCGCTGTCGGAACGTGAACTCGACGTGGTCCGGCTGCTCGCCGAGGGGCGCAGCAACCGCGAGATCGCGGGCAGCCTGTTCCTGGCCGAGGGCACCGTGAAGAACCTCGTCACCAGCGTGTTGTCCAAGCTCCAGGTGCGTGACCGCACGCAGGCGGCGTTGCGGGCACGGGAACTCGGCCTGTGCTGA
- a CDS encoding DJ-1/PfpI family protein has product MRTVLRITGTALVFLLAALALPTALGTPTALGAFDDLYAPRTDSASPPSSPVAHDPAKPTAVVVVGDHGAVVSDTLAPYEILATTGAFNVYTVAPTGHPVPLTGGLDLVPDLSFTELDGLLGTSPDVVVVPALPDVGESTSKPVMDWLARQAAGGSLVLGICNGSRVLAAAGVLDGRPATSHWLRIDAAEDLYPAVDWVRGTRYVDDGDVITTAGILSGIDGTLHVVERLVGPEAAARAADVVGWRHFRPGTPAPMAQAQVEPADAVVAFNTAFRWDRSTAGVLLTDGVGEIELASVYDTYGQSLAVRTVAVSLDAAPVRSRHGLTFMPRAAPTGDLDRLVVPGASASDRRAADRYAELAPVYLHGEPGFPFDGVLRDLAHTTDVATAVWTAKVLEYPIDHLALTGSAWPWTLTLRPFSLAALGVLAALGLMRAVHGGRTGHLLSPPHPHVA; this is encoded by the coding sequence ATGCGAACCGTTCTCCGGATTACCGGCACCGCACTGGTGTTCCTGCTCGCCGCCCTGGCGCTCCCCACCGCTCTCGGCACGCCGACCGCCTTGGGTGCGTTCGACGACCTGTACGCGCCGCGAACCGACAGTGCGTCACCGCCTTCGTCGCCGGTGGCGCACGACCCCGCCAAGCCGACGGCCGTGGTCGTGGTGGGCGACCATGGCGCTGTCGTCTCGGACACCCTTGCTCCCTACGAAATCCTGGCCACGACGGGCGCGTTCAACGTCTACACGGTCGCGCCCACCGGTCACCCGGTTCCGCTCACCGGCGGGCTGGACCTGGTGCCGGACCTGAGCTTCACGGAACTCGACGGCCTGCTCGGCACTTCGCCCGACGTGGTCGTGGTGCCCGCCCTGCCGGACGTCGGTGAGAGCACGTCGAAGCCGGTCATGGACTGGCTCGCCCGGCAGGCCGCCGGCGGATCGCTGGTGTTGGGCATCTGCAACGGATCACGGGTGCTCGCGGCGGCCGGGGTGCTCGACGGACGTCCGGCCACCTCGCACTGGCTCCGCATCGACGCCGCCGAAGACCTCTACCCGGCCGTCGACTGGGTCCGGGGCACGCGGTACGTGGACGACGGCGATGTCATCACCACGGCGGGCATCCTGTCGGGCATCGACGGCACGCTGCACGTGGTCGAACGGCTCGTCGGGCCGGAGGCGGCGGCACGGGCGGCGGACGTGGTCGGCTGGCGTCACTTCCGGCCCGGCACTCCGGCTCCGATGGCGCAGGCGCAAGTCGAACCGGCCGACGCCGTGGTCGCGTTCAACACCGCTTTCCGGTGGGACCGGTCCACTGCCGGCGTGCTGCTCACCGACGGGGTCGGGGAGATCGAGCTTGCTTCGGTGTACGACACGTACGGGCAGTCGTTGGCCGTACGGACGGTGGCCGTCAGCCTCGACGCCGCGCCGGTCCGGTCCCGACATGGGCTGACGTTCATGCCTCGGGCAGCGCCGACGGGCGATCTCGACCGGCTGGTGGTGCCGGGCGCGTCGGCCTCGGACCGTCGTGCGGCGGACCGGTACGCCGAACTCGCGCCGGTCTACCTCCACGGCGAGCCCGGTTTCCCGTTCGACGGCGTGCTGCGCGACCTCGCGCACACCACGGACGTGGCCACGGCGGTGTGGACGGCGAAGGTGTTGGAGTACCCGATCGACCACCTCGCGCTCACCGGCTCGGCTTGGCCGTGGACCCTCACCCTCCGACCGTTCTCGCTCGCCGCGCTGGGTGTGTTGGCGGCGCTTGGTCTCATGCGCGCGGTCCACGGCGGACGGACGGGCCACCTTCTTTCGCCGCCCCACCCTCACGTAGCGTGA
- a CDS encoding ribonuclease J yields the protein MARTSAPPPPLAPDALRVTALGGLGEIGRNMTVFEHDGKLLIVDCGVLFPEEHQPGVDVILPDWTSLRNRLADIVAVVLTHGHEDHIGGVPYLLRERPDIPIIGSRLTLSLLRAKLVEHRIVPVTVEVAEGQELTRGPFDLEFLAVNHSIPDGLAIAIRTAAGLVLHTGDFKMDQFPLDGRITDLRGFARLGEEGVDLFLVDSTNADVPGFTTAERDLAPAIDEVFRTTPRRVVVSSFASHVHRIQQVLDAAHTHGRKVAFVGRSMVRNMAVATELGYLKVPPGLVVDIKRMDRMPPNQVTLVCTGSQGEPMAALSRMASGDHSIQVEEGDTVLLASSLIPGNENAIYRVINGLTDLGAKVVHKGNAKVHVSGHASAGELVYCYNIVQPANVLPVHGEARHLRANAELAVRTGVDRARVPIAANGDVIDLQDGRVTVTGRVEVHNIYVDGQTVGGVTEASLAQRRTLGEEGVITIVALIDTDTGHLAEPPDYIAHGFEHDGGTFTPATTAIERSLAGAAERGVKNIEELERLIGREVQMWAQRTYRRRPVVIPVVVEA from the coding sequence ATGGCTCGAACCTCCGCCCCTCCGCCGCCCCTCGCCCCCGACGCGCTGCGCGTCACCGCCCTGGGAGGGCTCGGTGAAATCGGCCGCAACATGACCGTGTTCGAGCACGACGGCAAACTGCTGATCGTGGACTGCGGGGTGTTGTTCCCCGAAGAACACCAGCCCGGCGTCGACGTCATCCTCCCCGACTGGACCAGCCTCCGGAACCGCCTCGCCGACATCGTCGCCGTCGTGTTGACCCACGGCCACGAAGACCACATCGGCGGCGTCCCCTACCTGCTCCGCGAACGCCCCGACATCCCCATCATCGGCTCCCGCCTCACGTTGAGCCTGCTCCGCGCGAAGCTGGTCGAGCACCGCATCGTCCCCGTCACCGTCGAGGTCGCCGAAGGCCAGGAACTCACCCGCGGGCCGTTCGACCTGGAATTCCTCGCCGTCAACCACTCCATCCCGGATGGTCTGGCGATCGCCATCCGCACCGCCGCCGGCCTCGTCCTGCACACCGGCGACTTCAAAATGGACCAATTCCCCCTCGACGGCCGCATCACCGACCTGCGCGGCTTCGCCCGCCTCGGCGAAGAAGGCGTCGACCTGTTCCTCGTCGACTCCACCAACGCCGACGTCCCCGGCTTCACCACCGCCGAACGCGACCTCGCCCCCGCCATCGACGAAGTGTTCCGCACCACCCCCCGCCGCGTCGTCGTGTCCAGCTTCGCAAGCCACGTCCACCGCATCCAACAGGTCCTCGACGCCGCCCACACCCACGGCCGCAAAGTCGCCTTCGTCGGCCGCTCCATGGTCCGCAACATGGCCGTCGCCACCGAACTCGGCTACCTCAAAGTCCCGCCGGGGCTCGTCGTGGACATCAAACGCATGGACCGCATGCCCCCCAACCAGGTCACCCTCGTCTGCACCGGATCCCAGGGCGAACCGATGGCGGCACTGTCCCGGATGGCCAGCGGCGACCACTCCATCCAGGTCGAGGAAGGCGACACCGTGCTCCTCGCCAGCTCGCTGATCCCCGGCAACGAGAACGCCATCTACCGCGTCATCAACGGCCTCACCGACCTCGGCGCCAAAGTCGTCCACAAGGGCAACGCCAAGGTCCACGTCTCCGGACACGCCAGCGCCGGCGAACTCGTCTACTGCTACAACATCGTCCAACCCGCCAACGTGCTACCCGTCCACGGCGAAGCCCGACACCTGCGCGCCAACGCCGAACTCGCCGTCCGCACCGGCGTCGACCGGGCCCGCGTCCCCATCGCCGCCAACGGCGACGTCATCGACCTCCAGGACGGACGCGTCACCGTCACCGGACGCGTCGAAGTCCACAACATCTACGTCGACGGACAAACCGTCGGCGGCGTCACCGAAGCCTCCCTCGCCCAACGCCGCACCCTCGGCGAAGAAGGCGTCATCACCATCGTCGCCCTCATCGACACCGACACCGGCCACCTCGCCGAACCACCCGACTACATCGCCCACGGCTTCGAACACGACGGCGGCACCTTCACACCCGCCACCACCGCCATCGAACGATCCCTCGCCGGCGCAGCCGAACGCGGCGTCAAGAACATCGAAGAACTCGAACGACTCATCGGACGCGAAGTCCAGATGTGGGCCCAACGCACCTACCGCCGCCGCCCCGTCGTCATCCCCGTCGTCGTCGAGGCGTGA